Genomic window (Candidatus Nitrosocosmicus franklandus):
CTACTTACTCACGGGGGTTGGAGGTTTGGAGATAACATATCTGATGACTCGGGGGTAGTACCGTTAGCTTTCCCACTATTGGCTGGACCTGGTGCTATTGCTTCGGTCATACTATCCTTCCAAACTTCTGGATTGATAATAACGATGCTTTCAATCCTAATTGTTATTGGATTAACTTATCTAATTTATTATATGACTGATCCAATTTACAGAATACTCGGTAGACGTGGTTCTTTGATAATAACAAGAGTGTTTGCAATACTTGTAGCCGCCATCGCAGTTCAATATATTGTCAATGGGTTACAATCTATACTAGGAAATTAAACAATATATCGACTATTACAATTTATTAGAATCACAAAAAAATACTATCTCTTGGAATGTTAAACTCTAATAGCTAATGGACATATGGACAAGGATACGAACGGTTCCCTCTGAATCGTGTTTAAAGCTAGACTTATTAGTTACTTAGGTAGCAATTTAAAGTAGAAAGATGTTACTAACCATTTTTGTATTATGTTGAATGTGTCTGAAATTGATTCGTTTCTCATCATTCTTTTTGAAATCAAAGAATGTATTTCGCATATTCTAATTTTTGATTGTGCAGAGTATTTCGACTGATTTATTATAACATATAAAAGTAATCATTCTTATTAAGTAATTATGAGTCAAAATGGAAATAAACAGATTGATCCTTCTCTACGATATTTCTTTGAAGACAAGAATCTTGCTTTTGTTGCTACACTTATGAAAGATGGGTCACCACAGATTACTCCCACTTGGGTAGATATCGATAACGAAAATCGAATTCTTATCAATACGGCATTAGGAAGAATAAAACAAAAGAATGTGACAAGGGACCCCAGAGTAGCGATTTCAATCGTAGACAGGAATAACCCATATCACATGATTACCATAAGAGGAGAAGTAATAGAGCAAATTACTGGTGAACAGGCAGATAAACACATAGATAAGATGGCAAAAAAGTATCTTAATAAAGATAAGTATCCCTTTGGAACTTCTGGTGAAAAAAGAGTATTATTGAAAATAAGGCCTATAAAGGTAAGTTCCATTTAGTTGTTATATTAACATCTAAAAGCAGAACAATTAATTATTAGTTAAGAATATGTTAACGTGAAAGAACAAAAATAATACTAACACAATAATATTTGAATCTCTCGATAATTTATCACTTTAAAAATAAATAAAAGATTGTTTTGATATCTATTCAAATTAATTATCGACATAGTTTGTTGTTTGGTAATACAACATACTCTGCCAAGTTACATTCATACAGTAGACCTTGTGACTATTGATTTACACTTGTGAATACGGTTTTTTCAATATGGCTTAAAAAAGTAGATCAACTTTCATACTATTCGGTAGAAACTATCCACTAAATACTTGTTGGTTCTGTATATATTTTACAATACTACCGTGTTGACTACATTGTTATTCTGGCACATGTTGTCATTAAATAAAGTTATAACCACCTTTTCATGAAGATAGCAGTTTATTTCTTATAAAGATTTAAGAGCAAATTGAAAATAGAGATAATTTTGTGTAGGAGTTTTGTGCATGTATTCAAGTATTCTGTCTTCTTGCTTTATACTTTTTGAAAGATTGGAAAAATTTGAATGAGGACTCCATGCTATCAGATAAGATGCAACCTTCAAAACATCTACTCGAGTTAATTTTTTTTGATTAATTTGAATAAGCAAGTAAGAACATTTTCATTGTTTTCGTTGATAGACATCATGAATCATTCTCAAAAAAGCGTGGATGAGATAACTAATATTTACGAGAGGTTATTACCAAGCAGATGAGCAAATTAGTAGTCATTGAATCAATTTACAATTGATGATTTAAACGTTATCTACTTATGTAAACCCAATTTATAGCTAATTCTAGACTCCCCGACATTAATAATGAATTTATTTATTAGAATTTCACATTCAAGAAATAAGAACGGTATCGCAGTCATATACAATATTTGCAAGTTGCTACGAAAGCATAACACACTTCAGTTCCCCATATTAAGAGAAGAATATTTGGACCTAAAAGGTATATTGTATTTGCGCTCTCTTCATAACAAAGATCGTACTCTTTTAGCTTGTTTATTTATTTTACGAGGTAGAATTTGAAAGTAACTCTACAGACTTGTCCAAATTGACATTAATCTCATCTATTTGAGCTTGTAGTTCTTCTATTGGAACACGATCTAAAATCATTTTGCGCAATTCTTCCCTCATTTGAATTTCAGTTGTTTCCATTAAAGGTCTGTCTATCTCAGCTAGGGGAGCTTCTACATACTCATAATTATCTAGATAGGCAGTAGTTGCTAATTCTTCCGCCCCAGTATAATTCTCGTTTGTATATTCTACTAAAGTTTGATTCAATAGGCTTCTTATTACGGAAATAAACTCAAGTGGAGTTTCTGGTTCGTCTGCCTCTACTGAATCAGTAGTATTAGTAGTAGTATTTGTCGCTTGAGCATAGACATTTGGCAAAACCGGTATAATACTCGTCATCACAATTAACAACAAAGGCGATATTAACAAATTTGTTTTTGAATTCTTTGAAAGATTCATACTTGACATGCTTATAAACATTATAGTTTATTAAATCGTAATGGTCATTATAACATTTGAGAATAACCTGTTTTTTTGCATCTGTTAATATTACAATTATTGCAACGGTAACGTATTGCAGTAAGAATAATTGTAATTAATAAATTCTTTTAACTATAAAGAAACCGTTATCCTACAAATAGTGTTTTAATTGCTTGATTGATTTACTTCATAAATGCGGATCGGTAATGGTATTTATTTACGTCTACTACTCGGTGTTGCGAGGTAAGAATAACTTTTTATTGTTTTTTGAAAGTGATTGACTTTAGTAATATCTTGAAAAGATTAAAACTGAACTTCATAATAGATTAGTCCCATTTGTAACTTCCATTTTAGTTTACCTGTAAGATCCATTCGGTCTATAAATCTAAAGTAATTTGCTCATCCATTATTAATTTCAAGTAAACGTATAAAATCAAACGTTATTGATGATTTACAGACCATGATTATACTAAAATAAAATGTAATGAAGAAAAAATTATGTTACAATAGATTGAGCGAAAAGTGTATAACAAATAATTCAGATAATGAATAGATTAAGACTATTTCATTGATAATGACGAATTTCCTTTATTATTCGAACATGTCTAACAAAGAGGAAACAAAACTTATTTTTTGTCACCTTAGTAAGGAAATTGCACATCATATTTTCTATGATAGGTTAGAAATCCAAACTAGCTAGCATAGGCTAATGTTTTGAGTACAACCATATAACAAAATAACCCAAAGTAAAATACTTTGTTGCATAATTATGAAAGATATGAGCTATATTCATAATGAAAAGAATTATGCAGATCCGGCTCAATCAGGAGTAGACTCATCTGTGGAAAGAGCAGAGGAATTAACTGGTGAATCCCCCGTAAACAAAGCAACAGATAATGCAACTGTGTCTAAACTTGCAAACCTTCTTGAAGGTCTTAAATTCCCAGCCACCACAGAAGAAATCTTGAGTCACATAAACAGAAAATCACCTTCCATGGGTAACCAGATTAATGATGTATTTGCAAGAGTCCAAAATAATCTTGAAAAAGGAATTAAATATAAAAATACCTACCAAGTAGGATTGGCATCAAAGCTGGTAGAGATCGAAGAAGAGTGATCATCCTCTTTATTATGATCACCCATAAATAAATCGCAACCTATGTTTGATAAATAGAAACTAACCGAAGTTGCGATTGTCATATCATAAATTTCTGTCACAGTTCATACATGTCATTATTCAATTTGACCTCGTAATTTGAATGAAATCTATCTTTCAAGGTTTAAGACCAAATGTACCTTATATCAGTCTCATAACTCAAATGAAATCTAAGTTGTTATCTCCCCAATCACTACCAATTTATTACAATATTGATCCTTGATCTAGTGATGGTAATAGTTTCTGTGTTTTGTTTCCAAAAACGAATGTGCATATAGTATAGAGTATGTAACAACTTATGATATAATTAATTCCATTTTTATCTAGTTGTTTTTTTATTAATTGTTGTGTTTGGTGTTTTTTGATTATTTTGAGTTTTTTTGATCTCAATTTAGGGTTAATTACTTATATAGTCATTGAGATTTCTTCGAATTAAACATATAGAAAAAAGTCCGGGAGTCATTTTCGACAAATTTGCGCATAATGATATGATATTTTTGTATAACTCTTGCACGGCTCAGAATTTTAAAACACTTATTGTCAGAAAAATGGCTTTTTAAACAATGAAATCAGGTCAAGAATCTTAATCCCAAGACTCATATCGATTCTTAATTTCTGGATTACGGTCTCGAAAATAGAATATGTATAAATGCAAGAACAAACAATTCCAAACGGTTTTAGCATTATATTCTTAAATTTTCCTGTCCTGACAATTCCTACTTTAGAATCTTACCTTCGAAGTATAATTATTATCCCTATCCTTATAGACAATAGTGTTATTGTAGGATAGAATTTGTTATGCTGTACAAGTAATGAATCCCTAATATGAAAATTGAAATAGTTGTTATTTTTTATTTAACATTCTCTGTAGTCTCACTAGATTCGTTAAATAATTTCATAGTTTAATGTAGACGGCATAAGCTCAATCCATGAGATTTTTATCTCATGTCACAAGATTAAGTATGATGTTAGCTTTTCGTCTTATGTTTATAATAGCGATAGGAAACCCCTCCAAGTATTCCTACAAGAACGATAATTGCAACTAAATCGAATACCAATGAATACTTTTTGTAAAGTTCATTCCACATATCCCCCATAAAAAAGCCAATAGTTGTCAAAAATGTGCACCATACAAATGACCCTGCGAAAGTAAAAGTAGTAAATGAAGATAGTTTCATTTTTTCAATTCCTGCTGGAATAGATACAATTTCTCGAAGTCCTGGAACCATTCTACCAAAAAATACGGCCATTGAACCATGTTTGTCAAACCATTTTTCAGCTTTCTTCAATTCACTTTCTCCAAATCCTATATGAGTACCAAGCTTTAGTATCGCCATTCTGCCGATTCTTCTCGAAATGTAGTAAATTATTGATGCACCAACGGTTGATCCAGCTGCACCGGAAAGCGACATACCTATTACACCATCTAAAAGACCCAAATTCTTGGCATACACTGCAATCCCTGCTAATGGAAAAACTAGTTCGCTGGGAATTGGCGGAAAAAGATTTTCTATCAAAGCTGCTGCAAAAACGCCTATATAGCCATACTTATCTATCCATGATATAGTAACATTAGCTATATTTGGTATTAGCGAAAGGTCGGATGTAGATCCAGCATTTATATTATTTAAGTAAGCAAATGAGTTTGTTGATTTATTCGAAAATTCGGTTGGCGGATAAACGATATTTTTGAATAACATAAGAAAGATGACCAAAAAGAGAGTAAAGATAATACCCAGGTATAACAAATATTGCATTATAGTTTAGTCATTTACCTCGTTTGTTGCTCCGTAACAAATCTTTCTAAGTCGAAGTCACCTAAACCGCAATAGGTTTTCACATATTCGACAGATTTTAGATCATTCAAATTGTATACTAGTATCAAGATAAAATTAACTAAATAAGATACTATTTAACGATCGTACCTAACTGAATTCACAAAAGTAATCTCAAGACAAAGTTGATCTATACAATAGATTTGAGATAAAGTGATTTGTAGTTAATTTTGCATAAATTTTTAGCAACAAAGGTTAGATATTACAAACCTATCCATACTATTTCTATTAATTATCTCGTCTAAACCTTCATATTGATATGAATAGTTCGATATGAAAAGATATTTTTTAAATTATCTCCCAAAAAAAATATAAAAAAAATCGATGAAAAATCAATATGAAAGAATCCACGTTCTTTTGACCCATACACAGATTGATTAGACAGACAAATTAGTAGATCTTAAAGTAGATTCTTAGTTAAGATTTATTTCAAATCGAATTATAGTATTAACAACATATATCTATCATAATGATGTCAGAAAGAGAAAATCGCTTTGTCTTGGTTGAAAAGTGTAAGTACCTTATGTCACAATTACCTTTTGGCGAATTTGACATTGATGATTTAGACATCACAATCATAGTGGTAGAAAAAGAATCAGAATGGACCAGTAGAAAAATAAAAGAGATATTGATCAATATGGAACCACTTGATAATCACGTATTGCAATCGTTGTTTACTACTCCCGAGTTGATTACCTTGGAAAAAACACTATTACGATATATCCAATATAGTAATTACGTTTAGTGTAGGGACTCAATTAAGACTAATTTAAATTATATGACAATAAGATAGGTAAGTTGCCTATCATTTGACTTTCTGCCTAATCAGCGACTCATATAAACAGGATTTTGTCCATGTAATAATTGAAATACGTCGGTTTTCAATAAATTTAACAAATCTATATTGCGAATGTGATTTACATGAATATGGATTAATCGAAATTGTACCATAAAGAGGTTAACCACCTGTTAACGAGTAATATATTGAATAAAAGAACCAAATGTTTACATTAGCCAATTTAAAAAATAAATTTTAATTTCGGCTTAAGACAATAAAAAATCATTGTAGTGTTCTGACACTTTAGTCTACAGGAAGACACTGACAAATAGATCGCCTCTCAATCAAATATTGTCGATCATAGTCATGCATGAATGAATAGTTGAATAAGAATTTAGATTACATTATTATTTGATTTTGTTAGATAAACAATTATGTAAATTAATCTCAAATAATCGGAAATTTGCATCATTTTCTAGCAGATGTTAAATCAAGTTATTTGATACCAACAGTTTGTGCATCATATATTCTGTTATCCATTTCTTTTTCAATGAAGTAGATTAAGGGATCTCCCTATTTACGGATGACGATCATATTGTTTTTATTCTGATTTGTATATCGAACAAGAAAGATAATGGTTTCGCTGAACAAGGTACGGTTGGATCATGTCATATCCTTTGGTGATGCAATATTTGCATTTTCCATTACATTTATTGCAATTTCAATTGAAATACCGGATTTACCATCCAATCTATCTGAGGCCGAAGTAGTCAACAAGTTATTCAGCCTTATTCCTCAGTTTGAAATATATTTTGCAAGTTTTGCCGTAATAGGCATATTCTGGATAAAGTATCATTTAATTTTTAACAAAATAAAAGATTCACATTCGATTATGCTATGGCTGAACCTATTTTATTTATTTTTTGTTACATTAATATCGTTCGGAACTGCCCTTAGGTTTGAGAATAATTATGTTTCTACATTTGTGTTATATGCCATCATCTTGACCGCGACTAGTTTACTACTCTCTCTAATTTGGATACATGCTCTGAATCATAATCTACTTAAGGATGATATCATGACAAAACGCCAGAAAAAACTGTATACACTACAAGGAATTATCCCAGCAATCATATTTGCAGGGTCGATTGGAATTGCTTTTATAAATATTCAGGCTGCATCATATTTTTGGATCCTAATAATTCCTTTTCAAATAATTTTCAAAAAAAGAACCAATCTAAGCTAAAAAATAATTCCTTTAAAACAAATCGAGTAATCCAAAGATTATTGGGTAATGGGTAGTGCTCGATTAAATAATCTTATGCAACATCATTCATAAAGTATCAGAAAGAGTATCGGATATTCTTAGGATTGTTAATTACGGGTCAAAAATATTTGATGACTCAAGGAATACAATATACAATTTCTTTGGTTTATTGACTTACTACAATTCGGAGTATGCAACTTTAGAGAACCAAAAAGGATATTTTCATAGTTTGTTTCACAAGCAATGCATAAACAAATCCGACAATGACTAACTTAATTGTCCAAACCAGGTCGTAGATATATAATACACTCTTCTCTAGAACCCTACGAAGTAATCTCATTAACTTATGATGCTGATATACAATGGCTTTGAACATTATCAATAGACGTATAGAAAAAGGATTTTAATAAATCATACAAATACTAACAGTAAAAAGTAGTAGCATGTTAGTGTTATTAGTCCAGTATGGACATGAATAGTATTGTTGTTCAGTAATCGGTTTTTATTAAATGAGATAAGTTGTAATCTATTATTGAAGTCTTATTTAGTAAATTGGTCAGTATTATAGATGAGTCTATGACTGACTTTTTCATCAAACCTGTGTTATCATTAAACTCGAAATCATTCTTCATATGATTGCTGTTCCTCCATAGTTTATCATACCAGAAAATTCTCTGCTAAGGCATATCCTAGATAGTCACGGTGACCCCAAAACACTAATTGAACTTATTTGATGACGGTATCGAGGTAACTTTGTAATCTATTCCTAACATCGTTCAACAATCTAGTGATTCAACGATATCCCGCCCTGGTTCACTACAAACCAGCGATTAAATAAATGAGCATACTCTTATAAATCACACACCACAAAAACAAAAAAATTCTTTTGAGTATCCTTTAGCTAAGATTTTAAATATCTATCCAGAAAATTTAGTGTTTTTTCCAAGCATCTGCAGTTTCACTTGGAGCATAGTTTTCGTTTGAAGGATTTGCAAAAGCATGACCAACATTTGGATAAATATAAATTTCATTTGTTATTCCAGTCTCGTTGAGTGCTTTTTCAAACTGATTGACAGAGTCTACCGATATTGATTGATCTTTTTCTCCAAATATTCCCAATATAGGCCACGTTATAGCTGAAAGGGATTGAGTATCATTAGTTAGTCTACCATAATATATTACTGTGGCAGCAAGAGGATTGTCTTTGCTGTCAAGTGCTAGTTGTAGTGACTGTTGGCCCCCAAAACACCATCCTAAAGACGCTATTTTAGTAGGATTAACGTTATCAAGGGATTGTAAATATGTAACAGCAGACCTCAAATTATCGATTGCTATATCACGGTTCTCCCTAATTGCTGCAGTCAGTTCTCGTGATCGATTTTGATCAGTTGTAACTTCGCCATTAAAGAGATCCGCTGCTAAGACCACATATCCGTTACTGGCAAGTAGATTAGCTGATTCTTTAATATAATCATTTAGTCCCTTATTTTCATGAATTAATACAATTGCAGGTAATTTCCCTTCCAAATTAGTTTGGTTTAACAAAGGATAAACCAAATATCCCGTCGAGTTAGCATAATAGCTAATTGTCTTATTTTCTATTGGTTGATCAGCAGAAATAGATGATGATGATAAATTACCATCGTTAAAACTTACCAAGGTCATGACGGAAATACCTGTTGTTTTTTGAGCTTCGACTATATATTCAAACGACGTATTGACTATTAAGGAAACCGAAAGTACTACGGATAAGAAAGACATAAGAATCATTTTGGAAAGTTCCATAGTGAACAAAACGTGTGTTATCGCTTTTAACTATTTTGTTGAGACTCCAAAGATCAGTAACCCAAGGCAATAAATTGATGCTTTTTCTTGATTTACAAAATTTTGAAAAATTCATTCCCAGTTGTTTCTATCTCTTTGTAAATCAAAAATGTCAGAAGTGTGAAAAACGTGTCCACTCTTATCTCTAAATATTACGTGTAACAATGCCATCCTTGAAATTATTGTTTAAAATGGTTAGATGACACTCAGAGTAAAACACAAAAGTCAGATAAATAAAAGCAATAACAATACTGAAGGTAGTTTTTACTCCGATGCGGAGTTCTTATTCAAGTTCGTTTGCATAGTAAAAATGATGAATGGTAATGAAGCAAATCGATCAATATCATATACTATTTTATCCTAATAGAATTTTAAATATTAATTTTGTATGGTATAATGAGCACTTCCGTATGACATCATGAGTTAGACTACTATTAGTAAATTAAGGAATTGATAATAAGGATAAGCCCAAGTAAAATTTAACTTATTTCTTGGCATATCTCTTACAATCCTTTCTAACAAGCAAAGTTGTTAATCTGTAATATTTATCCTATTGTCAAGAGGTTCTCCTAATAACGAACTAGATTCGAATATTGTGGCAGATTCACGTAAGAAAAAAATAATCAGCATAACGTTACCCTTACTTTTTGGACAATTCTATTATCCCTGAAAGACATTGTGGATACTATCAATAACCGACAAAAAGGTATAAACCCTACAAAAATATAGAAGTGATATGCATAAGGATTGTAAGAATCTATTAGAATTATGTAAAAGAAACTACTTGTTTGCAGTAGATTCGAAAGGAGATCTAGTGTCTTTAAATGATCTATCTAATTTGAGTTCGTTTTCCAGCATAATCATGGAAATATCTGATGAAAAAGGCATCATATACAGGGTTCCTATTAAGTGTTGTCTAGACTGCGGGAAAAAATTATTGAATCAAGATAAAACAATTTAGTCGATAGTAACACACAATATTGTTATTCTGAATGTGAACTTACGGTCCTAAATGTGTTCGAAGTACGATGTACATCTTTAAAAATCTTGAATAAATTTGATTTAGAAAAAGAGGAAGACAGTTGATCAGAAAGTCCATTCTATGGTCTGAATTAGTATTATTGAATCAAGGCTATTGAAACTTTTGCTAGAAA
Coding sequences:
- a CDS encoding MarC family protein, coding for MTVIEVFVNLFNTFGLDLLRSVIALFVVIDPLGTIPLFIAITQKKSKEERNNISRTAVITAGILLILFAVAGTQILSIFGITISSFMIAGGILLFIISVELLTHGGWRFGDNISDDSGVVPLAFPLLAGPGAIASVILSFQTSGLIITMLSILIVIGLTYLIYYMTDPIYRILGRRGSLIITRVFAILVAAIAVQYIVNGLQSILGN
- a CDS encoding PPOX class F420-dependent oxidoreductase, with the protein product MSQNGNKQIDPSLRYFFEDKNLAFVATLMKDGSPQITPTWVDIDNENRILINTALGRIKQKNVTRDPRVAISIVDRNNPYHMITIRGEVIEQITGEQADKHIDKMAKKYLNKDKYPFGTSGEKRVLLKIRPIKVSSI
- a CDS encoding iron permease FTR1, whose translation is MNLSKNSKTNLLISPLLLIVMTSIIPVLPNVYAQATNTTTNTTDSVEADEPETPLEFISVIRSLLNQTLVEYTNENYTGAEELATTAYLDNYEYVEAPLAEIDRPLMETTEIQMREELRKMILDRVPIEELQAQIDEINVNLDKSVELLSNSTS
- a CDS encoding DedA family protein translates to MLFKNIVYPPTEFSNKSTNSFAYLNNINAGSTSDLSLIPNIANVTISWIDKYGYIGVFAAALIENLFPPIPSELVFPLAGIAVYAKNLGLLDGVIGMSLSGAAGSTVGASIIYYISRRIGRMAILKLGTHIGFGESELKKAEKWFDKHGSMAVFFGRMVPGLREIVSIPAGIEKMKLSSFTTFTFAGSFVWCTFLTTIGFFMGDMWNELYKKYSLVFDLVAIIVLVGILGGVSYRYYKHKTKS
- a CDS encoding TMEM175 family protein, which gives rise to MVSLNKVRLDHVISFGDAIFAFSITFIAISIEIPDLPSNLSEAEVVNKLFSLIPQFEIYFASFAVIGIFWIKYHLIFNKIKDSHSIMLWLNLFYLFFVTLISFGTALRFENNYVSTFVLYAIILTATSLLLSLIWIHALNHNLLKDDIMTKRQKKLYTLQGIIPAIIFAGSIGIAFINIQAASYFWILIIPFQIIFKKRTNLS
- a CDS encoding dienelactone hydrolase family protein; amino-acid sequence: MILMSFLSVVLSVSLIVNTSFEYIVEAQKTTGISVMTLVSFNDGNLSSSSISADQPIENKTISYYANSTGYLVYPLLNQTNLEGKLPAIVLIHENKGLNDYIKESANLLASNGYVVLAADLFNGEVTTDQNRSRELTAAIRENRDIAIDNLRSAVTYLQSLDNVNPTKIASLGWCFGGQQSLQLALDSKDNPLAATVIYYGRLTNDTQSLSAITWPILGIFGEKDQSISVDSVNQFEKALNETGITNEIYIYPNVGHAFANPSNENYAPSETADAWKKH